The proteins below are encoded in one region of Limnohabitans sp. 63ED37-2:
- a CDS encoding cell division protein ZipA C-terminal FtsZ-binding domain-containing protein — protein sequence MSSLQLSLAAIGALTVGAVVVYNYWTSRKNAPRQADPHREPLHEPSSPAIDPVLDNDPVSPVQGDGPIEPVLKDTFTHLSQPDRKTQLDALIDVLAPIEVDQPISGDAALAALPTTRRVGTKLFSVEGCVQDTGHWESLVAGRRYTAFQAGVQLANRVGALNNIEFSEFVVKTQAFADALGGSASFSDMLEEVARARELDQFASVHDAQLSFTLCARSAAWSPGYIHQHAARLGFVPGVIPGRMVMPAAVQGLPPVLSLTFDTHAAMAEDPDLSAIRSFVLSLDVPQTAREEKPYERLREASVALASQMDGVVTDGEGQVLSEATLDQIGVDLQQLYDALDARELSAGSPQARRLFS from the coding sequence ATGAGCTCATTGCAGTTGAGTTTGGCCGCCATCGGGGCGCTCACCGTGGGGGCCGTGGTGGTCTACAACTATTGGACCTCGCGCAAAAACGCGCCGCGCCAGGCCGACCCTCACCGCGAGCCCTTGCACGAGCCCTCATCGCCTGCCATCGATCCCGTGCTCGACAACGACCCCGTTTCACCCGTCCAGGGTGACGGGCCGATCGAGCCGGTGCTCAAAGACACGTTCACTCACCTGAGCCAGCCCGATCGCAAAACTCAGCTCGATGCCCTGATCGATGTGTTGGCTCCGATCGAGGTGGACCAGCCGATATCGGGTGATGCGGCTTTGGCCGCTTTGCCCACCACGCGCCGTGTGGGCACCAAATTGTTCTCTGTGGAAGGCTGTGTCCAAGATACGGGCCATTGGGAGTCTTTGGTCGCGGGCCGGCGTTACACCGCATTCCAGGCGGGCGTGCAGTTGGCCAACCGGGTGGGCGCCCTCAACAACATCGAATTTTCTGAATTTGTGGTCAAAACGCAGGCCTTTGCCGATGCGCTGGGCGGCAGCGCCAGCTTCAGTGACATGCTCGAAGAGGTGGCGCGTGCCCGCGAACTGGACCAGTTTGCGAGTGTGCACGATGCTCAGCTGAGTTTCACACTCTGCGCCCGATCGGCTGCTTGGAGCCCGGGTTACATCCATCAACACGCGGCCCGGCTGGGTTTTGTGCCCGGTGTCATCCCGGGGCGGATGGTCATGCCCGCTGCTGTTCAAGGCCTGCCCCCTGTGCTTTCACTGACTTTTGACACCCATGCCGCAATGGCCGAAGACCCGGACTTGTCGGCCATTCGTTCTTTTGTGCTGAGCCTTGATGTGCCCCAGACAGCCCGAGAAGAAAAGCCTTATGAGCGCCTGCGTGAAGCTTCAGTCGCGCTGGCTTCTCAAATGGATGGTGTGGTGACCGATGGTGAAGGTCAAGTGCTCAGCGAAGCCACACTCGACCAGATTGGTGTGGACTTGCAGCAGCTCTACGACGCGTTGGATGCCCGCGAGCTCTCGGCGGGATCACCCCAAGCGCGTCGCCTCTTTTCTTGA